The following coding sequences lie in one Rhodohalobacter barkolensis genomic window:
- the corA gene encoding magnesium/cobalt transporter CorA has translation MNKASKKAAHKFQSIFSSGHLRRHHRKPPGQVPGTAIHTGVQRLDEVLMTVHDFDESHYDIIPIQKIEKSEPFLQNKSKTWIQIRGLHDIEKLKTVWNYFELHPLVQEDIVSTSQRPKVEHYPNAVYIVLRMIKQHEGDNGNYNVQTEQISIVLGDNYVLSFQESDEPIFDPILKRLELTTTRLRKFGPDYLAYALADNIVDHYFYALDVINENIEKIEEEILDDPREEQLQKIHALRRDLIFFRKSVWSLRDGINSLIRDDLPLISTEVKVFLRDLYDHIVQVVDSMETNREMVFGLYDMYMSGLSNRMNEVMKVLTIIATIFIPLTFIAGIYGMNFNSEVSPYNLPELNWYFGYPFSLGLMVLLTGGMIYYFKRKSWF, from the coding sequence ATGAATAAAGCATCCAAAAAAGCGGCGCATAAATTTCAATCTATTTTTAGTTCAGGGCATCTGAGGAGACATCACCGAAAACCTCCCGGACAGGTGCCCGGAACGGCAATTCATACCGGGGTACAGCGCCTGGATGAAGTATTGATGACGGTGCACGACTTTGATGAAAGCCACTACGACATCATTCCCATTCAAAAAATTGAAAAGTCGGAACCCTTTTTGCAGAATAAGTCAAAAACCTGGATTCAGATACGCGGACTTCACGACATCGAAAAACTGAAAACGGTCTGGAACTACTTTGAGTTGCACCCTCTGGTTCAGGAAGATATTGTAAGCACCTCACAGCGTCCGAAAGTAGAACACTATCCAAATGCTGTTTACATCGTATTAAGAATGATTAAACAGCATGAGGGAGATAATGGAAACTACAATGTGCAAACTGAACAGATCAGTATAGTTTTAGGTGATAATTATGTACTCTCATTCCAGGAAAGCGATGAGCCCATTTTTGATCCGATTTTGAAGCGCCTGGAACTCACCACAACAAGGCTTCGGAAATTCGGGCCGGACTACCTGGCCTATGCACTGGCTGATAATATTGTGGATCACTATTTCTATGCGCTGGATGTGATCAATGAAAATATTGAGAAGATAGAGGAGGAAATTCTGGATGACCCCAGGGAAGAGCAGCTCCAGAAAATTCACGCACTTCGAAGAGATTTAATCTTCTTTAGAAAATCGGTTTGGTCGCTGCGCGATGGAATCAATTCGCTCATACGTGATGATCTGCCTCTCATCTCTACAGAAGTAAAAGTTTTTCTGAGGGATTTGTACGATCATATAGTTCAGGTTGTGGACAGTATGGAGACAAATCGCGAGATGGTATTCGGACTCTATGATATGTACATGTCCGGGCTGAGTAACCGGATGAATGAGGTGATGAAAGTACTTACTATTATTGCAACAATTTTCATTCCGCTCACCTTTATTGCAGGAATTTATGGGATGAACTTTAATTCGGAGGTGAGCCCATATAACTTGCCTGAACTGAACTGGTATTTTGGATATCCATTTTCTCTTGGATTGATGGTTTTGTTGACCGGCGGAATGATTTACTATTTTAAGCGGAAAAGTTGGTTTTGA
- a CDS encoding SDR family NAD(P)-dependent oxidoreductase — protein MKHAVVTGASRGIGKAITDKLLKENIRVTGTRRSSEFPPEFQMSELFTEIQVDLNDFDAIYEKLNPVFQSNSELPDVLINNAGIFIDADFEVSDEDWLEVWDQTMNVNLRSAALLSKWFINAHQKSGSEGIIINIASRAAYRGDTQEYAAYAASKGGMAAFTKSIARDFSKKGIVAYTVAPGFIETDMAKESVDILGVEALTAGSAFDEITQPEEVANLVSFLASGEVKHMTGSTFHINGGSYMV, from the coding sequence ATGAAACACGCAGTTGTTACCGGGGCATCGAGAGGTATTGGAAAAGCAATTACAGATAAGTTACTGAAAGAAAATATTCGGGTAACCGGCACGCGACGCAGTTCAGAGTTTCCTCCGGAATTTCAAATGTCTGAACTGTTCACGGAAATTCAGGTTGATTTGAATGATTTTGATGCGATTTATGAAAAGCTAAATCCGGTATTTCAATCAAATAGCGAGTTACCTGATGTATTGATAAATAACGCAGGGATATTCATTGACGCAGATTTTGAAGTCTCTGACGAGGATTGGCTTGAGGTATGGGATCAAACCATGAACGTAAATCTGAGATCTGCTGCGCTGCTATCCAAATGGTTTATCAACGCTCATCAAAAAAGTGGCAGTGAGGGGATTATTATCAATATCGCATCGAGAGCAGCATATCGCGGAGATACACAGGAATATGCTGCTTATGCGGCATCAAAAGGAGGTATGGCGGCGTTTACAAAAAGTATAGCCAGAGATTTCAGTAAAAAAGGAATTGTAGCTTATACGGTAGCACCCGGATTTATTGAGACAGATATGGCGAAAGAGTCTGTAGACATTTTGGGAGTAGAGGCGTTAACAGCTGGATCTGCATTTGATGAGATTACACAACCCGAAGAAGTGGCTAACCTGGTATCTTTTTTGGCAAGCGGAGAAGTTAAACATATGACAGGCTCAACTTTTCATATCAATGGCGGATCGTATATGGTTTGA
- the add gene encoding adenosine deaminase, which yields MINFTAQPKIELHLHLDCSLSYSVVQTLDPSITETQYKNEFVASVNCRDLNDYIAKAGRAIDLMQSREALRLVTLDLFDQLKNDNVIYAELRFAPLEHTKKGLTPQQVVEAVEKATQEGIQRTGIEAGVILCTLRHYSEEESLETVNLCSDFNNTRIVGFDIAADEAGYPVDNHVKAFEYARRYSIPCTAHAGEACGAESVWETLQEFKPSRIGHGVRSVEDPKLMEHLKKKQIHLEVCPTSNTYTKVVSRLEDHPVDRIYNSGVSMSINTDGRTISNVSLRDEYESLHEIFDWTKEHLLTCNLEAIEHAFIDEKMKEKLRFKLLDGWK from the coding sequence ATGATCAATTTTACAGCTCAGCCTAAAATCGAACTCCATCTCCATCTCGACTGCTCACTCAGCTATAGTGTAGTTCAAACGCTCGATCCCTCGATCACGGAAACTCAATATAAGAATGAATTTGTAGCGTCTGTAAACTGCAGAGACTTAAATGATTACATTGCAAAGGCCGGACGTGCAATAGATTTGATGCAAAGCAGAGAAGCTTTACGTTTAGTTACTCTCGATCTTTTTGATCAGCTCAAAAATGATAATGTAATTTATGCAGAGTTACGATTTGCACCTCTTGAACACACAAAAAAAGGATTAACTCCCCAACAGGTTGTTGAAGCCGTTGAAAAAGCTACACAAGAAGGTATTCAGCGAACGGGAATTGAAGCCGGAGTCATATTGTGTACGCTGCGGCACTACTCTGAAGAGGAGAGCCTTGAGACTGTAAACCTTTGCTCTGATTTTAATAACACAAGAATTGTGGGATTTGACATTGCAGCCGATGAAGCCGGTTATCCGGTGGATAATCATGTAAAAGCTTTTGAGTATGCCCGTCGATACAGCATTCCCTGTACGGCTCACGCGGGTGAAGCGTGCGGGGCTGAAAGTGTTTGGGAAACCCTGCAAGAGTTTAAACCTTCCCGAATTGGCCATGGAGTGCGAAGTGTTGAGGATCCGAAATTGATGGAGCATTTGAAAAAAAAACAAATTCACCTTGAAGTTTGTCCCACGAGCAATACATATACAAAAGTAGTATCCAGACTTGAAGATCATCCGGTAGATAGAATCTATAATTCCGGTGTATCCATGAGTATTAACACGGATGGACGAACCATTTCGAATGTTTCACTTCGGGATGAGTATGAATCGCTTCATGAAATTTTTGATTGGACAAAAGAGCATCTGCTTACGTGCAATCTGGAAGCAATTGAGCACGCTTTTATTGATGAAAAGATGAAGGAAAAGCTACGCTTTAAGCTATTAGATGGTTGGAAATGA
- a CDS encoding Fe(3+) ABC transporter substrate-binding protein, producing MKRILLLIASLAFLFSCSDTNELNIYSSRHYDTDLELYDQFTEETGIEINLIEGSSDELIERMRNEGINSPADVVITVDAGRLWRAKEAGVLQPIESDYLERVIPDQLRDVDDMWVGLSERVRGIIYNKENVDPEDLKGYLELADEEWSGRLCVRSSNNIYNQSLVASMIESHGEERVEEWAEGLVNNFARDPQGGDTDQIKAVAAGICDVAIANHYYLARLMQSEQEQDQEVAENVAIYFPTSEFGGAHVNISGAGIASNSPNKENAVRFIEYLATEEAQQLYSIGNNEFPILQDMEVPGVLGEFGSFDSDAVNVTSYGENNPLAIRLMDRVGWR from the coding sequence ATGAAACGAATACTTTTACTTATTGCTTCCCTGGCTTTTCTTTTTTCATGCTCAGATACGAACGAATTAAATATTTACTCCTCGCGTCACTACGACACTGATCTTGAACTTTATGATCAATTTACCGAAGAAACCGGTATTGAGATCAACTTGATTGAGGGTTCAAGTGATGAATTAATTGAAAGAATGAGAAACGAGGGGATCAATAGTCCGGCGGATGTAGTCATTACAGTTGATGCCGGCCGTCTATGGAGAGCGAAAGAAGCAGGTGTGCTGCAACCGATTGAATCCGACTACCTGGAACGTGTTATCCCTGACCAGCTTCGTGATGTGGATGATATGTGGGTTGGACTTTCCGAACGAGTTCGTGGCATCATCTACAATAAAGAAAATGTAGATCCGGAAGATTTAAAAGGGTACCTGGAACTTGCTGACGAAGAGTGGAGCGGAAGGCTGTGTGTTCGTTCCTCCAATAATATTTATAATCAGTCGCTGGTTGCTTCAATGATTGAAAGTCACGGTGAGGAACGAGTAGAAGAGTGGGCAGAGGGACTTGTCAACAATTTCGCAAGAGATCCTCAGGGTGGAGATACAGATCAAATTAAAGCCGTTGCGGCCGGTATCTGTGATGTAGCTATCGCTAACCACTACTACCTGGCTCGATTAATGCAGTCTGAACAAGAGCAAGACCAGGAAGTGGCCGAGAATGTGGCTATCTACTTCCCAACATCTGAATTTGGCGGAGCCCATGTGAATATCAGCGGTGCCGGAATTGCATCAAACTCACCCAACAAAGAGAATGCCGTTCGGTTTATCGAATATCTCGCAACAGAAGAAGCACAGCAGCTTTACTCGATTGGAAATAATGAATTCCCAATTTTGCAGGACATGGAAGTTCCGGGTGTTTTGGGAGAGTTTGGATCATTTGACAGTGATGCTGTAAATGTAACGTCTTACGGAGAAAACAATCCGCTGGCTATTCGATTGATGGATCGTGTAGGCTGGAGATAG
- a CDS encoding asparaginase: MKKILLLQTGGTIAMQLNSNGPELDSDRWSDLLYKEIPELSQVADLEAEKVFFEDSSDVNRSHWKLLAESIYQRYENYDGFVILHGTDTMAYTASALSFALLNSNKPIIFTGSQVPMSKLRSDARRNLVNAVELATQPIPEIAICFNDHLFRGNRSTKMSIGDFDAFASPNYPHLAEIGIDIKLSENILKPTGTLSCNPVFDDSIFVLKLHPNLKSEYLDCLDLGKIKVVIIEAFGSGNMPVKGDYNLLPFLDRCKNQGVHVIITSQAAYDSVTLEQYSSGREAKKRGALSAGSMTMEATITKSMYLLGQNLDQEKFRNQFEKNLAGER; this comes from the coding sequence ATGAAAAAAATACTTTTATTACAGACCGGCGGTACCATTGCCATGCAACTAAACAGTAACGGTCCTGAACTGGATTCAGACCGCTGGAGTGATCTGCTTTACAAAGAGATTCCCGAGCTTTCTCAAGTTGCCGATCTGGAAGCTGAAAAGGTGTTTTTTGAAGACAGTTCAGACGTGAACCGTTCCCACTGGAAGCTGCTTGCCGAATCGATCTACCAGCGTTATGAGAACTATGATGGGTTTGTCATTCTTCACGGCACCGATACCATGGCCTACACCGCATCTGCTTTATCCTTTGCTCTTTTAAACAGTAACAAGCCCATTATTTTTACCGGAAGCCAAGTCCCGATGAGCAAACTTCGGAGTGATGCACGTCGCAATTTAGTAAATGCGGTTGAACTGGCTACTCAACCCATTCCGGAAATTGCCATCTGTTTTAACGACCACCTGTTCAGAGGAAACCGAAGCACAAAGATGAGTATTGGTGATTTTGATGCGTTTGCATCACCCAACTATCCACATCTGGCTGAAATTGGAATAGACATCAAGTTGTCTGAAAATATTCTGAAACCCACCGGGACATTGAGCTGCAACCCGGTTTTTGATGACTCCATTTTTGTTTTGAAGCTTCATCCGAACCTTAAATCGGAGTATTTGGATTGTCTGGATCTTGGAAAAATAAAAGTGGTTATCATAGAAGCTTTTGGTAGTGGCAACATGCCGGTTAAGGGAGATTATAACCTTTTGCCATTTTTAGACCGATGCAAAAATCAGGGCGTTCACGTTATTATCACATCACAGGCGGCATACGATTCTGTAACACTTGAACAATACTCGAGTGGACGGGAAGCCAAAAAACGCGGAGCACTCAGTGCAGGATCGATGACGATGGAGGCTACAATTACAAAATCGATGTATTTACTTGGACAAAACCTGGATCAAGAAAAATTCAGAAATCAATTTGAAAAAAACCTGGCCGGGGAGCGTTAA
- the fni gene encoding type 2 isopentenyl-diphosphate Delta-isomerase: MSIQERKKDHVELTAYSDVFYQKSTGFERYDFVHNALPEVNPTEVDLGATLLGKRFSFPLFISSMTGGYTEAGSVNSIIAKCCEKHDLPFGVGSQRAMLEDDSQIESFSVVRKYAPNAFIAANIGGAQLIGSLQKEKIDLLVSSIKANAIIIHLNPLQELMQPEGDHDFVGIEKGIEHLIANSDLPVIVKETGAGISGSVARRLLTMGVDCIDTAGAGGTSWAKVENLRERQKNPMHQFNDWGIPTVECINQIVPLRETYRFDLIASGGIRSPFDLVKALALGADFAATAQPIIRAIKDDGEKGLDQLIDDWKRQTRLILVLLGCSSFDFVNAGLIRKVKRSE, from the coding sequence ATGTCCATACAGGAGCGAAAAAAAGATCACGTTGAACTCACGGCATACAGTGATGTTTTTTACCAAAAATCGACGGGATTTGAGAGATACGATTTTGTACACAACGCACTTCCAGAAGTAAACCCGACTGAAGTGGATCTGGGTGCAACACTTTTGGGAAAACGATTTTCATTTCCACTATTTATCTCATCTATGACAGGTGGTTACACGGAAGCCGGCTCTGTGAACTCTATTATTGCAAAGTGCTGTGAAAAGCATGATTTACCTTTTGGCGTGGGAAGTCAGCGTGCGATGCTTGAGGACGATTCTCAGATTGAATCATTTTCGGTAGTCAGGAAATATGCACCAAACGCATTTATTGCAGCCAATATTGGTGGTGCTCAGCTTATTGGAAGTTTGCAGAAAGAGAAGATAGATCTGTTGGTGAGCAGTATCAAAGCGAACGCAATTATCATTCATCTAAATCCGCTGCAGGAGTTGATGCAACCTGAGGGGGATCACGATTTTGTCGGTATTGAAAAGGGAATTGAGCATCTGATCGCCAATTCAGATCTGCCGGTAATTGTCAAAGAGACCGGCGCAGGAATCTCAGGCTCGGTTGCACGACGATTACTTACCATGGGTGTAGACTGTATCGACACTGCCGGAGCAGGTGGAACCAGCTGGGCGAAGGTGGAAAATCTGAGAGAGCGACAGAAGAATCCTATGCATCAGTTTAATGACTGGGGAATTCCGACCGTGGAGTGTATCAATCAAATTGTACCGCTCCGGGAAACCTATCGATTCGATTTAATTGCTTCCGGGGGTATCCGGTCTCCATTTGATCTGGTAAAAGCTTTGGCGCTGGGTGCTGATTTCGCAGCTACGGCTCAACCAATAATCCGGGCAATTAAGGATGATGGGGAGAAAGGCCTGGATCAATTAATTGATGACTGGAAGCGCCAAACACGATTAATACTGGTACTTTTGGGATGTTCATCGTTTGATTTTGTCAACGCAGGATTGATTCGGAAAGTAAAACGGAGTGAATAA
- a CDS encoding elongation factor G has product MKNYPTSKIRNVALMGHTGSGKTTLAETMIFESGSSHKRGSIENKSTLSDYHEIEKEKEKSVYGSILHLDWRGTKINLLDTPGTPDYWGQVSDSLHVADSAMIVLSSEYGVEVGTEAFWKAAEKRNLPTMLIANKLDSELSDFQKTVDMAKERFGRGVAVVQFPYSEGDDFHAIVDVLKMTMYEFPEAGGRPDKLPIPESLKAQAELLHNELVETIAENDESLLDLYFENGELDEYQMRDGLKLGMLNRDIFPMFCTVAEKNMGSGRIMGFIGNVTPDPTERELPTKSGKSHKVNPEGEPALFVFRSTSESHVGDLTYFKVMDGSVQHGMDLENKRTGDSLRLGALFSAQGEKRTEVSQLDAGDIGVTVKLKNTTSGDTLTGKENDLEFDPIEYPEPTIRVAIKLLNEGDEDKLSNALHQIEKEDPSLRVEHSQELQQTILHGLGEEHLNVILHELQNRFQLKVEFITPRIPYRETITRKAEAHYKHKKQSGGAGQFAEVNLSIEPWYEGIPDRDDLNVRNVQEIDLEWGGKLVYQNCIVGGVIDNRFLPAILKGIMEKMESGPMSGCRARDIRVSVYDGSMHSVDSNEAAFKTAALMAFKEGFLNASPQLLEPLYEIEVTLPSDYMGDVLSDLSSRRGQILGMDSEGSIQKIKAIVPLQELDKYTTRLKSMTQGSATYRRRFHDYGPVPNDIQKRVIEETLSSEA; this is encoded by the coding sequence ATGAAAAACTACCCAACCAGCAAGATTCGAAATGTAGCTCTGATGGGGCACACAGGTTCAGGAAAAACAACACTGGCCGAAACGATGATTTTCGAATCAGGATCATCTCACAAGCGAGGCTCAATAGAAAATAAATCTACGCTCTCAGATTATCATGAAATTGAAAAAGAGAAGGAAAAATCTGTATATGGATCGATTCTTCATCTCGATTGGCGGGGTACAAAAATCAACCTTCTGGATACACCCGGTACACCCGATTACTGGGGACAGGTATCAGATTCTCTTCATGTAGCAGATTCAGCTATGATTGTTTTAAGCAGCGAATATGGCGTAGAAGTGGGTACAGAAGCTTTTTGGAAAGCGGCTGAGAAACGAAATCTTCCTACCATGTTGATTGCAAATAAACTGGACAGTGAACTTTCCGATTTCCAAAAAACGGTGGACATGGCTAAAGAACGGTTTGGCCGGGGTGTCGCTGTGGTTCAGTTTCCGTATAGTGAAGGGGATGATTTTCACGCCATTGTGGATGTATTGAAAATGACGATGTATGAGTTTCCTGAAGCCGGTGGCCGACCTGACAAGCTTCCCATTCCCGAGTCTCTGAAAGCTCAGGCTGAATTACTGCATAACGAGTTGGTTGAAACCATAGCCGAGAATGATGAAAGCCTTCTCGATCTCTATTTTGAAAATGGTGAACTGGATGAGTACCAGATGCGTGATGGACTGAAATTAGGAATGCTGAACCGCGATATCTTTCCTATGTTCTGTACGGTTGCGGAAAAAAACATGGGTTCCGGGCGTATTATGGGCTTTATTGGCAATGTAACTCCGGATCCTACCGAAAGAGAGCTTCCAACCAAAAGCGGAAAATCTCATAAGGTAAATCCGGAAGGGGAACCGGCTCTGTTTGTATTCCGGTCAACGTCTGAGAGTCATGTGGGAGATCTGACCTATTTTAAAGTAATGGATGGATCTGTTCAGCATGGGATGGATTTGGAAAATAAGAGAACCGGAGATTCACTTCGGTTAGGTGCTCTCTTCAGCGCTCAGGGTGAAAAACGAACTGAAGTGTCGCAACTGGATGCCGGCGACATCGGTGTGACTGTGAAACTGAAGAATACAACTTCGGGCGACACTTTGACCGGGAAGGAGAATGACCTTGAGTTTGATCCGATCGAATATCCGGAACCCACCATTAGGGTTGCAATCAAATTGCTGAATGAGGGTGATGAGGATAAATTAAGTAATGCTCTCCATCAGATTGAAAAAGAAGATCCGTCACTGCGGGTGGAGCATAGCCAGGAACTGCAACAGACTATTTTGCACGGGCTGGGTGAGGAGCACCTGAATGTGATTCTCCATGAGCTGCAAAATCGGTTTCAGCTGAAGGTTGAGTTTATTACACCCAGAATTCCATATCGTGAAACGATTACACGGAAAGCGGAGGCTCATTACAAGCACAAAAAGCAGAGTGGGGGAGCCGGTCAATTTGCAGAAGTTAATCTCTCTATTGAACCCTGGTACGAAGGAATTCCTGACAGGGATGATTTAAATGTGAGAAACGTACAAGAGATAGACCTGGAGTGGGGCGGTAAATTGGTTTATCAAAACTGTATTGTAGGCGGGGTGATTGATAATCGATTTTTGCCGGCCATTTTGAAAGGGATTATGGAAAAAATGGAGAGTGGACCTATGAGCGGCTGCCGTGCAAGGGATATTCGTGTTTCTGTGTACGACGGCTCAATGCACTCGGTCGACTCTAATGAAGCTGCCTTTAAAACAGCTGCTTTGATGGCATTTAAAGAAGGTTTTCTGAACGCTTCACCACAGCTTTTAGAGCCGCTGTACGAAATTGAAGTCACTCTGCCATCTGATTATATGGGAGATGTACTGAGTGATTTAAGTTCGAGACGCGGACAAATTCTTGGCATGGATTCCGAGGGATCTATTCAAAAAATTAAAGCAATTGTACCCCTGCAGGAGCTGGATAAATATACAACTCGATTAAAGTCCATGACCCAGGGCAGTGCAACTTATAGAAGGCGATTTCACGATTATGGTCCGGTACCGAACGACATTCAAAAACGAGTAATTGAAGAGACTCTGTCATCAGAGGCTTGA
- a CDS encoding ribonuclease H-like domain-containing protein, whose product MFFIFDVETIPDFEFLRRVLNQPDVGEEELLLQASEELTRNNSGFLPPMYHRMVSWAGLWVENNGKPVQKVAWNGEDEREGLESIFDTLLTYKDFGLVHHNGRGFDLPLLTYRSMKHNMQMPMRLNHYDIRYRFSKENIDLMDEFSNYGASSYPKLKHLGYLIDVPFKQTAEGNEVLAMYREGKLPEIEHYCYEDVMATYIVWLRMKYTVGDIPLDIFSNLNERALSKLKEIQAG is encoded by the coding sequence ATGTTTTTCATATTTGATGTAGAAACCATACCCGACTTTGAATTTCTTCGAAGAGTATTAAACCAGCCCGATGTAGGTGAAGAGGAGCTGCTTTTGCAGGCAAGCGAAGAGTTAACCCGAAACAACAGTGGATTTCTTCCCCCAATGTATCATCGCATGGTCTCATGGGCAGGACTCTGGGTTGAAAACAATGGAAAACCGGTTCAGAAAGTTGCCTGGAATGGAGAAGATGAAAGAGAAGGTCTTGAATCCATTTTTGATACACTTCTGACCTATAAGGATTTTGGATTGGTACATCACAATGGCCGTGGATTCGACCTCCCGTTGCTCACCTACCGCTCCATGAAGCACAACATGCAGATGCCCATGCGTCTGAATCACTACGACATCCGCTATCGTTTCAGTAAAGAGAATATTGACTTAATGGATGAGTTCAGCAATTACGGTGCCAGTTCCTATCCCAAGCTTAAGCATCTCGGTTATTTGATTGATGTTCCATTTAAACAAACAGCCGAAGGAAATGAGGTATTAGCCATGTATAGAGAGGGAAAACTGCCCGAAATTGAGCATTATTGCTACGAAGATGTGATGGCTACGTATATCGTCTGGCTTAGGATGAAATATACGGTTGGTGACATTCCATTGGATATCTTTTCAAACCTAAACGAACGAGCTCTCAGCAAACTGAAGGAGATCCAAGCCGGGTAA